From the genome of Bradyrhizobium elkanii USDA 76, one region includes:
- a CDS encoding ABC transporter ATP-binding protein, protein MNGVSLQIHKGELICVVGANGAGKTSLIRSISGIVRSSSGVIKMNGVDITGMPPWEICERGIAQVAEGRQIFGSLSVEENLLLGGALKRAKAGQSETLDFVYQLFEKLRERRGQLAGTLSGGEQQMLAIGRAIMSKPEVVMFDEPSIGLSPALTDVMFRVVKSLHEQGATVLLVEQNVAKSLALANRGYVLENGSIVLHGSSDELLDNPEIQRAYLGL, encoded by the coding sequence TTGAACGGCGTCTCCCTGCAGATTCATAAAGGCGAATTGATCTGCGTCGTTGGCGCGAACGGCGCAGGGAAGACCTCACTCATCAGATCTATCTCGGGCATCGTTCGGTCGTCGAGCGGTGTCATCAAGATGAACGGTGTTGATATCACCGGGATGCCGCCGTGGGAGATCTGCGAGCGCGGCATTGCCCAGGTCGCGGAAGGTCGACAGATCTTCGGAAGTCTTTCTGTGGAAGAAAACCTGTTGCTCGGAGGGGCGCTGAAGCGCGCGAAGGCCGGGCAGTCCGAAACGCTCGATTTCGTTTATCAATTGTTTGAGAAGCTTCGTGAGCGCCGGGGGCAATTGGCCGGCACGCTATCGGGCGGCGAGCAGCAGATGCTGGCTATCGGCCGTGCAATCATGTCGAAGCCCGAGGTCGTCATGTTTGACGAGCCTTCCATCGGGTTGTCGCCCGCGCTGACGGACGTCATGTTTCGTGTGGTGAAGTCCCTGCACGAGCAGGGAGCCACGGTCTTGCTGGTAGAGCAGAATGTGGCGAAATCGCTTGCGTTGGCCAATCGCGGCTACGTTCTGGAGAACGGCTCAATCGTGCTCCACGGATCCAGCGACGAGTTGCTGGACAATCCCGAGATTCAGCGCGCTTATCTTGGATTGTAA
- a CDS encoding enoyl-CoA hydratase/isomerase family protein, with protein sequence MEADDALLIERDCDVVTMTLNRPPANALNNALVGQLLDTFRALSREASPPGIVLTGQGERFFSAGGDIKEVGGIEISRPRMRSFHALLCEMERYPGPFVCAVRGYAVGGALEFLLHADYVVANHECKVGFPEINHGLLPAAKGIRKAVQKLGLREAQALLYWGDLADAQRARQIGAINEIASTAEVMVRAGEVCRYLRGKERKLFAAIKRSLNLTGQMDDAALEAVTIEDLAAYLVDDSSAQARSRFLSKQPRKA encoded by the coding sequence ATGGAAGCCGATGACGCCCTTCTGATCGAACGCGACTGCGATGTGGTCACCATGACCCTGAACAGGCCGCCGGCAAACGCATTGAATAACGCCCTTGTTGGCCAGCTGCTGGACACGTTTCGCGCATTGTCTCGCGAGGCGTCGCCGCCGGGCATTGTCCTGACCGGCCAGGGCGAGCGCTTCTTCAGCGCGGGCGGAGACATAAAGGAGGTCGGCGGCATCGAAATATCACGGCCTCGGATGAGGAGCTTCCATGCGCTTCTTTGCGAGATGGAGAGATACCCCGGGCCCTTCGTGTGTGCCGTGCGTGGATACGCCGTCGGCGGGGCCTTGGAGTTTCTTCTTCACGCCGACTACGTCGTAGCGAACCATGAATGCAAGGTCGGGTTCCCGGAAATCAACCACGGCCTGTTGCCTGCAGCCAAGGGAATCCGGAAGGCAGTTCAGAAGCTTGGGCTTCGTGAGGCACAGGCATTGCTCTACTGGGGCGACTTGGCCGACGCCCAAAGGGCACGCCAAATTGGGGCGATCAACGAGATCGCAAGCACCGCGGAAGTGATGGTGAGGGCCGGGGAGGTATGCAGGTATCTTCGTGGAAAGGAGCGCAAGCTGTTTGCGGCGATCAAGCGTTCGCTGAACCTGACGGGCCAAATGGACGATGCTGCGCTCGAGGCGGTGACGATCGAGGACCTTGCGGCCTATCTGGTAGACGATAGTTCGGCACAGGCGCGTTCGCGCTTCCTGTCGAAACAGCCAAGGAAAGCGTGA
- a CDS encoding creatininase family protein gives MTAPALPDELRLELMSFEQVSVALAAGVSTVLIPCGAVEQHGPHLPLCMDADHADAIAARLARHLGRTLIAPTIKVGCSAHHLVFPGTISIRPETFESICLDYCTSLARHGFRRILLFSGHIGNFPALQDMLPRLRSAVPADVEIDAYCDAVAWIEAWRSAVEQAGGDPNAVGGHADIAETSLMMLLRPDNVRLDRFEVGHLGALSEEQLQAMWRNGIKSVTANGIIGNPFGSTARIGERCLAAIADLLAVSFGSQSNVV, from the coding sequence ATGACCGCACCGGCATTGCCTGACGAGCTCCGTCTTGAACTGATGAGCTTCGAACAGGTATCGGTCGCCCTTGCTGCGGGGGTATCGACCGTCCTGATACCGTGCGGAGCTGTGGAGCAACATGGACCGCACCTTCCGCTCTGCATGGATGCGGATCATGCAGACGCCATCGCGGCGAGGCTGGCGCGGCATCTGGGACGCACCCTGATCGCGCCCACCATCAAGGTCGGCTGTTCAGCCCACCATCTGGTCTTCCCGGGGACGATCTCCATCCGCCCGGAGACGTTCGAATCGATCTGCCTGGATTATTGCACAAGCCTTGCGAGGCACGGCTTCAGGCGCATTCTGCTGTTCTCAGGCCACATCGGGAATTTTCCCGCGCTCCAGGACATGCTTCCCCGGCTGAGGAGCGCCGTTCCGGCAGACGTCGAGATCGACGCGTACTGCGATGCAGTCGCCTGGATCGAGGCATGGCGAAGCGCCGTCGAGCAAGCGGGTGGTGACCCGAATGCGGTTGGAGGACATGCCGATATCGCGGAGACCTCGCTCATGATGTTGCTCCGCCCCGACAACGTTCGGCTCGATCGGTTCGAGGTCGGGCATCTCGGCGCGCTATCCGAGGAGCAGCTTCAGGCAATGTGGAGAAACGGCATCAAGTCCGTCACCGCCAACGGCATCATCGGCAACCCGTTCGGCTCGACAGCCCGGATCGGCGAGCGATGTCTCGCGGCGATAGCAGATCTTCTGGCTGTCTCGTTTGGAAGCCAAAGCAACGTTGTCTGA
- a CDS encoding LLM class flavin-dependent oxidoreductase: protein MALTFGFWSEQETQVGQSYARRLHELVDEVRLAEKVGFDCVALSEQHVALGGISSSAPEVVYGYLAAVTSRVKLRSAVTLMPQKINHALRSAERLAVTDILSHGRMEFYAGRANTTIAMRAFNVDPGETLAQMEEGIALLKKSMREDIFTFEGKYYQIPPRMLVPKPIQKPHPVIGIAATSERSHSWAGSEGLAVMSNCIYQGWEVQEKLLNTYRRGWKRDEQGPLDRPRIGIPLFFGIGSTDQKAKDDYAEPLMRYARISTDAYPRLAKLADDYAYMSESVPAMERAGKDWDYLLNHSATTVCGSPDTVIRQIEKFQAMGVDEVLLHLDSVNHEKIMEAIDMCGRYVIPHFNDRKNVVRPTEDILGQIRAMRPQK from the coding sequence ATGGCACTTACGTTCGGGTTTTGGTCGGAGCAAGAAACCCAGGTCGGGCAGAGCTATGCCCGCCGACTCCATGAACTCGTGGACGAGGTGCGTCTGGCGGAAAAGGTCGGATTCGACTGCGTCGCGCTTTCCGAGCAACACGTTGCACTCGGCGGTATCTCGAGCTCCGCGCCGGAGGTCGTCTACGGGTACCTTGCAGCCGTTACGTCGCGCGTGAAGCTGAGGTCAGCGGTGACGCTGATGCCCCAGAAGATCAATCATGCCTTGCGATCGGCGGAGCGATTGGCAGTCACCGACATCCTGTCGCATGGCCGCATGGAATTCTACGCCGGCCGGGCCAACACGACCATCGCCATGCGCGCCTTCAACGTTGATCCGGGCGAAACGCTCGCTCAGATGGAGGAAGGTATCGCGCTCCTGAAGAAATCGATGCGCGAAGATATCTTCACCTTCGAGGGCAAGTACTATCAGATCCCGCCGCGGATGCTGGTGCCGAAGCCGATACAGAAGCCGCATCCGGTGATCGGCATCGCTGCGACCAGCGAGCGGAGCCACAGCTGGGCCGGATCCGAAGGCCTCGCCGTCATGAGCAACTGCATCTACCAGGGATGGGAGGTCCAGGAAAAACTTCTAAACACTTACCGTCGCGGCTGGAAGCGTGACGAACAAGGTCCGCTCGATCGGCCGCGCATCGGCATTCCACTTTTCTTCGGCATCGGGTCAACCGATCAGAAAGCGAAGGACGATTACGCCGAGCCCCTCATGCGCTATGCGAGGATTTCAACGGACGCCTATCCCCGTCTCGCGAAGCTTGCCGACGACTATGCGTATATGAGCGAGAGCGTGCCAGCCATGGAGCGAGCGGGAAAGGACTGGGACTACTTGCTCAACCACTCCGCGACAACGGTCTGCGGAAGCCCGGACACTGTCATTCGTCAGATCGAGAAGTTCCAGGCGATGGGCGTAGACGAGGTGCTTCTCCATCTCGACTCCGTCAATCACGAGAAAATCATGGAAGCGATCGACATGTGTGGCCGGTATGTGATCCCCCACTTCAACGACAGAAAAAATGTCGTCCGGCCTACGGAAGATATTCTCGGACAGATCCGCGCCATGCGACCGCAAAAGTAA
- a CDS encoding enoyl-CoA hydratase/isomerase family protein: MNRPEILNAINWDMHSELERVFVELDEDKAVRAIVLTGAGRGFCSGGDQKTLDKSPIPSPTRGGRHLIRNMLEVEAPIIAAVNGVAVGLGATLALFCDVIFASPAARFADTHVTAGVVAGDGGAVMWPLLMGPVRAKHYLMTGDFISAEKAASIGMINEVISNRDVKDAAIEYAEMLASGPRESIIWTKYCVNKIIKQYAHLLLDTSTALETITFAAPERRDAVAAFAEKRKRFAER; the protein is encoded by the coding sequence ATGAACCGGCCGGAGATCCTCAATGCGATCAATTGGGATATGCACAGCGAGCTCGAGCGCGTCTTCGTCGAGCTGGACGAGGACAAGGCGGTCCGCGCGATCGTTCTGACGGGGGCGGGACGGGGGTTCTGTTCGGGCGGCGATCAGAAAACGCTCGACAAGAGTCCAATCCCGTCGCCGACCCGGGGCGGACGCCATCTGATCCGGAACATGCTGGAAGTCGAGGCGCCCATCATCGCCGCGGTCAACGGCGTCGCGGTCGGTCTCGGGGCAACTCTCGCCTTGTTCTGCGATGTCATATTCGCGAGCCCGGCCGCGAGATTTGCCGACACGCATGTTACCGCAGGTGTGGTCGCGGGCGATGGCGGCGCGGTGATGTGGCCCCTGTTGATGGGACCCGTCCGTGCGAAGCACTACCTGATGACCGGTGACTTCATCTCCGCAGAAAAGGCCGCGTCCATCGGCATGATCAACGAGGTGATTTCGAACAGGGACGTCAAGGATGCTGCAATCGAGTACGCGGAGATGCTCGCGAGCGGCCCAAGAGAATCAATCATCTGGACCAAGTATTGCGTGAACAAGATTATCAAGCAGTACGCGCATCTGCTCCTTGACACCTCGACCGCCCTCGAGACGATCACCTTTGCCGCGCCCGAACGGCGCGATGCCGTTGCCGCCTTCGCTGAAAAGCGCAAGCGCTTCGCGGAGCGTTGA
- a CDS encoding AMP-dependent synthetase/ligase encodes MSAEGFASGAQLADVTIPQLLSRRRVELSDEIAFKQKRRGEWIATTWKQYSDEVAKLAATLQKAGFERGDRAAIMGDVSQEWLLADMAIICAGGIMVGVYFTSSAEEVGYYLGDSGTSFMFVGSELQLGTVLASGHADQLKKIIVLDPAWKKAGGPANVVSLHDFWSETSVDADILLQEQVAKAKASDLTSIGYTSGTTGFPKGAMLTHLSLLAGAHSVTLFTSKLRSDVHRVVVHLPMSHTVARAQATTLPLLIRLVPYFGENSAEFAQTVKEVKPTYFMAPPRFFQRYATQILSKVHSGSEKQKQDYQLAMTIARKALDDRQAGGVPEPFISGLFAVCQQQVFRPLLCEVGFEELTVTYTSSAAMPPELMSLWQLWGLQLKECYGQTELVGANLVQMAEWPEAGTVGVPLRDPAWETAVLEDGEMIVRGPGLFVGYWNKPEETKSALRDGWLYTGDIVDVDSTGLFRLVDRKKEIINTSNGKSISPTQIENELRRSPFISEAAVLGEGKKYLTALIEVNATATMDWARSHGLRIDRYSELANSEIVVRMIEAEIGKANGRLARAEQIKAFRILPEELSPENGTMTPTRKKRRKQIMERYRSLIDTLYDESEENLVKAEIRP; translated from the coding sequence GTGAGCGCCGAGGGTTTTGCGTCGGGCGCCCAACTCGCCGACGTGACCATTCCGCAGCTCCTGAGCCGGCGGAGGGTGGAGCTTTCTGACGAGATCGCTTTCAAGCAAAAACGTCGCGGTGAGTGGATCGCCACGACCTGGAAGCAGTATTCGGACGAGGTGGCCAAGTTGGCGGCCACTTTGCAAAAGGCTGGTTTCGAACGCGGCGATCGCGCGGCGATCATGGGGGATGTGTCCCAGGAATGGCTTCTTGCGGACATGGCGATCATTTGTGCCGGCGGCATCATGGTCGGCGTCTACTTCACCTCATCGGCGGAGGAGGTCGGCTATTATCTCGGCGACTCCGGAACGTCGTTCATGTTCGTCGGGAGTGAACTTCAGCTCGGTACCGTCCTTGCATCGGGCCATGCTGACCAGCTGAAAAAAATCATTGTGCTCGATCCCGCTTGGAAAAAGGCAGGCGGGCCGGCGAACGTCGTCTCTCTTCATGATTTCTGGAGCGAAACATCGGTTGACGCCGACATCTTGCTGCAGGAGCAGGTCGCGAAAGCAAAGGCGAGCGACCTGACCAGCATCGGGTACACGTCCGGAACGACGGGATTTCCGAAGGGAGCGATGCTGACCCATCTGTCGCTGCTCGCCGGCGCGCACAGCGTAACCCTGTTCACGTCGAAGTTGCGCTCCGATGTCCACCGTGTCGTCGTGCACCTGCCGATGTCACACACGGTGGCACGCGCACAGGCAACGACACTGCCTCTGCTCATCCGCCTGGTGCCGTATTTCGGCGAGAACAGCGCAGAGTTCGCTCAAACGGTCAAGGAAGTGAAGCCGACCTACTTCATGGCTCCGCCGCGGTTCTTCCAGCGGTATGCTACCCAGATCCTCAGCAAGGTTCACTCCGGGTCCGAGAAGCAGAAGCAGGACTATCAGCTCGCGATGACCATCGCCCGCAAGGCCCTTGATGATCGTCAGGCCGGAGGCGTGCCGGAACCGTTCATTTCCGGCCTCTTTGCCGTGTGCCAGCAACAGGTTTTCCGTCCGCTGCTTTGTGAGGTCGGGTTCGAGGAACTCACGGTTACATACACCTCGTCCGCGGCGATGCCTCCCGAGCTGATGTCGCTGTGGCAGCTATGGGGATTGCAGCTGAAGGAATGTTACGGACAGACAGAGCTGGTTGGCGCCAACCTAGTGCAGATGGCGGAATGGCCGGAAGCCGGCACCGTGGGCGTACCTCTGCGGGATCCGGCTTGGGAGACCGCTGTTCTCGAAGACGGGGAAATGATTGTCAGGGGACCCGGACTCTTTGTCGGTTACTGGAATAAGCCGGAAGAGACCAAATCCGCTCTGCGCGATGGCTGGCTCTACACCGGGGACATCGTGGATGTCGATTCGACCGGCCTCTTCAGGCTGGTCGATCGAAAAAAGGAGATCATCAACACTTCCAATGGAAAATCCATCAGCCCGACGCAGATCGAAAACGAGCTCAGGCGCAGCCCGTTTATCTCTGAGGCGGCTGTGCTTGGTGAAGGAAAGAAGTACCTCACCGCGCTGATCGAGGTGAACGCGACCGCGACGATGGATTGGGCCAGATCGCACGGTCTTCGGATCGATCGGTACTCGGAACTGGCGAACTCCGAAATCGTGGTGCGGATGATCGAAGCAGAGATCGGCAAGGCGAATGGCAGGCTCGCCAGGGCCGAGCAGATCAAGGCGTTCCGGATATTGCCGGAAGAGCTTTCTCCCGAGAACGGCACGATGACGCCGACTCGGAAGAAGCGTCGGAAGCAGATCATGGAGAGGTATCGATCACTAATCGATACGCTTTATGACGAGAGCGAAGAAAACCTCGTCAAGGCAGAAATCAGACCCTGA
- a CDS encoding ABC transporter substrate-binding protein codes for MRKHSESGLTRRSLIGSGIGAAVGFASWRSRAATPAKVRVGAINPSSGVLAFPGQACVRGIDVGAKFAKEKFGIELQIIHADTQSRPENGRIAAENLIRQGCTVLIGAWDSGATISALQAAEAAKVPMVVHIASATQVTSQGFTEVFRYYPTSLTIVRKSLMELKSILSSIKDAPTSAVVMHLNNTMGQSTAASIDQAWKEVEVPLRIAEYIPYDERAKDLSVEVAKAKASGADALVSVTRVNDAIMIIRECTKQGWNPKMIFSPNSNGAQDKAYYDALGKYGDGAILSTLWYNPKAPDAAAILKRFASDYPNDWVDGNSGCAFEAVQIVADAVSRAGSSESAAIHAALKGTDMTPILMSSGKIKFDANGQNMGSDVTILQGQNGKPRVVAPQSVAEAALQYPLVPFNSR; via the coding sequence ATGAGAAAGCACAGCGAAAGCGGTTTGACCCGCCGGTCCTTGATCGGTAGCGGAATTGGCGCCGCCGTCGGGTTCGCATCGTGGCGGTCAAGAGCGGCCACCCCGGCCAAGGTCCGCGTCGGCGCAATCAATCCGAGCAGTGGCGTCCTGGCGTTTCCGGGGCAGGCTTGCGTACGCGGCATCGATGTGGGTGCGAAGTTCGCAAAGGAGAAGTTCGGTATAGAGCTGCAAATCATCCATGCGGACACGCAAAGCCGGCCGGAAAACGGACGGATTGCCGCCGAGAACCTGATCAGGCAGGGGTGCACGGTACTTATCGGCGCGTGGGATTCCGGAGCAACCATCTCCGCGCTTCAGGCCGCAGAAGCCGCAAAAGTGCCGATGGTCGTTCACATCGCGAGCGCGACCCAGGTGACCTCTCAAGGATTCACCGAGGTGTTCAGGTATTACCCGACGTCCCTGACAATCGTCAGGAAGTCCCTCATGGAGCTGAAGTCCATCCTGTCCTCGATCAAGGACGCTCCAACAAGCGCCGTCGTCATGCACCTCAACAATACGATGGGACAGTCGACCGCGGCGAGCATCGATCAGGCCTGGAAGGAGGTCGAAGTGCCTCTCAGGATTGCCGAGTATATTCCATACGATGAAAGAGCCAAGGATCTCTCGGTCGAGGTTGCAAAAGCCAAAGCGTCAGGCGCGGACGCGTTGGTCTCCGTCACGCGTGTCAACGATGCCATCATGATCATTCGGGAATGCACCAAGCAGGGGTGGAATCCCAAAATGATCTTCTCACCCAACTCGAATGGCGCGCAGGACAAGGCGTACTATGACGCGTTGGGCAAGTACGGTGACGGCGCGATACTCTCGACCCTGTGGTACAATCCGAAGGCGCCCGACGCCGCGGCGATCTTGAAGCGATTTGCGTCCGATTATCCAAATGACTGGGTCGACGGGAATTCAGGGTGTGCCTTCGAAGCTGTTCAGATTGTTGCGGACGCCGTAAGCCGCGCCGGTTCTTCCGAGTCCGCTGCGATCCACGCCGCGCTTAAAGGAACGGACATGACGCCTATCCTGATGTCCAGCGGCAAGATCAAGTTCGACGCCAATGGCCAGAATATGGGCAGCGACGTGACCATCCTTCAAGGGCAGAACGGGAAGCCTCGCGTGGTGGCGCCGCAGTCGGTCGCCGAAGCTGCGCTCCAATACCCTCTCGTCCCATTCAACTCGCGATAG
- a CDS encoding AraC family transcriptional regulator has protein sequence MSMLSTSEMDPGFARMNLPELRINYDPIDPDQFDRPITSFCIETGEDNDELPLHSHKKGQLVVASHGSVMCRAPGGLWIVPPQGAVWIPAGVMHSNCVSNNGKVYVVFIDPQASTLPSTCCTFTISSLVRELIHRLSVFPPLYPVDGPTSRLGRVLLDELVQMSTEQMYLPISTDSRLQHLAASLLNDPGDRSTIDELATRYAMSVRTFARLVLKETGMTFGRWRQRLHILVALQRLSAGSSVQAVSLDLGYETPSAFITMFKKAMGKSPRRFLAERSSFVGREPLA, from the coding sequence ATGAGCATGTTATCCACGTCCGAAATGGATCCTGGCTTTGCTAGAATGAATTTGCCCGAGCTTCGGATCAACTACGATCCGATTGATCCGGATCAGTTCGATCGGCCGATCACCTCATTCTGCATCGAAACCGGTGAAGACAACGACGAGCTTCCGCTCCACTCACACAAGAAAGGGCAACTCGTTGTCGCTTCACATGGATCGGTGATGTGTCGTGCCCCCGGCGGACTATGGATCGTTCCGCCACAGGGTGCCGTGTGGATACCGGCCGGCGTCATGCACAGCAATTGCGTCTCGAACAATGGCAAGGTCTACGTCGTCTTCATCGATCCGCAGGCGAGTACGCTTCCGAGCACATGCTGCACATTCACGATATCATCGCTCGTCCGTGAACTGATCCATCGGCTCTCCGTTTTTCCTCCCCTGTATCCGGTCGACGGGCCGACCAGCCGGCTCGGACGCGTGCTGCTTGACGAATTGGTGCAGATGTCCACCGAACAGATGTACTTGCCCATCTCCACCGACAGCCGACTTCAGCATCTCGCGGCATCGCTGCTCAATGACCCCGGCGATCGCAGCACGATCGACGAACTAGCGACCAGATATGCGATGAGTGTCCGGACCTTCGCCCGCCTGGTGCTGAAGGAAACCGGGATGACGTTCGGACGCTGGCGACAGCGCCTTCACATCCTCGTCGCGCTGCAGAGGCTGTCTGCGGGATCTTCCGTTCAGGCCGTCTCGCTCGATCTGGGCTATGAGACCCCCAGCGCCTTCATAACCATGTTCAAGAAGGCAATGGGCAAGAGCCCGCGCCGCTTTCTTGCCGAGCGATCCAGTTTCGTAGGCCGTGAGCCCTTGGCTTGA
- a CDS encoding MarR family winged helix-turn-helix transcriptional regulator gives MQPKTKTAPTEKPKEAAQPYRLDDAPGFLLRVALRTHTSIFVAKMIEELTPPQFSTLAKLREVGSCSQNHLGRLIHYDSATITGVINRLKSRGLIKSSKDPLDPRRRQIELTDKGRRTADAAIETIGEISGETFAPLTREEFRTLTEILKKIIRR, from the coding sequence GTGCAACCGAAAACCAAGACGGCTCCGACGGAGAAGCCGAAAGAGGCCGCACAGCCTTACAGGTTGGACGATGCACCAGGATTCCTGTTGCGCGTCGCGCTCCGGACCCACACATCGATCTTTGTCGCGAAAATGATCGAAGAACTGACCCCACCCCAATTCTCGACGCTGGCGAAACTGAGGGAAGTCGGATCATGTTCTCAAAATCACTTGGGACGACTGATCCACTATGATTCAGCAACGATCACCGGCGTCATCAATCGCCTCAAATCGCGCGGGCTGATCAAGAGCTCCAAGGATCCTTTGGATCCACGACGACGGCAGATCGAACTAACGGACAAAGGGAGGCGGACGGCGGACGCTGCGATCGAGACCATTGGCGAGATTTCCGGCGAGACATTCGCCCCCTTGACGAGGGAAGAATTTCGGACCCTGACCGAGATCCTCAAGAAAATCATACGCCGCTGA